A window from Bufo bufo chromosome 1, aBufBuf1.1, whole genome shotgun sequence encodes these proteins:
- the NUCB1 gene encoding nucleobindin-1 has protein sequence MKIQFLLLWSFLGISLAVPIDRAPPQKETERPAEPADTGLYYDRYLREVINVLETDNHFREKLQAANAEDIKSGKLSKELDFVSHHVRTKLDELKRQEVSRLRMLIKAKMDATMEENIQIDHLALLKQFEHLDPQNQHTFEARDLELLIQSATKDLENYDAARHEEFKRYEMLKEHERREYLKSLDEDKRREEEAHYEEMKKKHKEHPKVNVPGSKDQLKEVWEETDGLDPNDFNPKTFFKLHDTNGDGVLDEQELEALFTKELEKVYDPKNEEDDMMEMEEERLRMREHVMNNVDSNHDRLVTLEEFLKSTDRKEYNEAGGWETVDETQIYTEEELRRFEQELAAQEAALNQRAEELRKEHEVLQQRQIELDAQKKEYQQAVIQMEQKKSQQLDVPAAGPGGELKFQAQVPDGAHELEKQAESHQGSDVHPGPPGEAHPAPPGEAAHEEKKDSAPSQEHQVHQV, from the exons GATACTGGCCTGTACTATGATCGTTACCTGCGAGAGGTAATTAACGTGCTGGAAACAGACAACCATTTTCGTGAGAAGCTTCAGGCCGCCAACGCAGAAGACATCAAG AGTGGTAAGCTCAGTAAGGAGCTTGATTTTGTGAGCCACCATGTCAGGACCAAGTTAGATGAGCTGAAGAGGCAGGAGGTTTCCAGGCTGCGGATGTTGATCAAGGCAAAGATGGACGCAACCATGGAGGAAA ATATACAGATTGACCACCTTGCTTTGCTGAAACAGTTTGAGCATTTGGACCCTCAGAACCAGCATACATTTGAGGCCCGGGATTTGGAACTGCTCATTCAGTCT GCCACCAAGGATCTGGAGAATTACGATGCTGCTCGGCATGAAGAGTTTAAACGTTACGAGATGTTGAAAGAACACGAGAGACGGGAATATCTTAAGTCTCTGGATGAGGATAAACGGAGAGAAGAGGAAGCACACTATGAAGAGATGAAGAAAAAACACAAGGAACACCCTAAAGTTAACGTACCA GGAAGTAAAGATCAACTCAAAGAAGTCTGGGAGGAGACTGATGGCCTGGATCCGAACGACTTCAACCCAAAAACGTTCTTCAAATTACATG ATACCAATGGCGATGGAGTTCTGgacgagcaggagctggaagcacTCTTTACAAAGGAG CTGGAGAAAGTCTATGACCCGAAGAATGAAGAAGATGACATGATGGAGATGGAGGAAGAGAGACTGCGTATGAGAGAGCATGTCATGAATAAC GTGGACTCAAATCATGATCGCTTGGTGACGCTGGAAGAGTTCTTGAAATCTACAGATAGGAAGGAGTATAATGAGGCTGGTGGATGGGAG actgtggatgaaacccagaTTTACACAGAAGAGGAGTTGCGCAGATTTGAGCAGGAACTTGCTGCCCAGGAAGCTGCCTTAAATCAACGCGCAGAGGAGCTACGTAAAGAGCATGAAGTCCTTCAGCAGAGGCAGATAGAGTTGGATGCTCAGAAGAAGGAATATCAGCAG GCTGTAATTCAGATGGAGCAGAAGAAATCCCAGCAGCTTGATGTTCCTGCTGCTGGTCCTGGTGGGGAGCTGAAGTTCCAGGCACAAGTACCGGATGGAGCTCATGAACTAG AGAAACAAGCGGAATCCCACCAGGGATCAGATGTCCACCCAGGACCACCAGGAGAAGCTCATCCAGCACCTCCAGGAGAAGCGGCCCATGAAGAAAAGAAAGATTCAGCACCTTCCCAGGAACACCAGGTTCATCAAGTCTAA